Proteins from a single region of Corvus hawaiiensis isolate bCorHaw1 chromosome 6, bCorHaw1.pri.cur, whole genome shotgun sequence:
- the ZNF106 gene encoding zinc finger protein 106 isoform X3 — protein MVQQRKCALCHIVYNSKKEMEEHMRSMLHHRELENLKGRDSSHECRVCRVTLVGLSAYAKHISSQLHKDNVNAHDRKEEEKEEAEEEYLDKEVIQLIKLKKERNRQTEPSCANQELECDDRRSQRRREERTAYKEREAYDQSSWHHHNASQRDWKWEKDDYISPRQGKFSHSQRNLNVNRHSGGARGHSGWHQNVSGSPSNRHNYGNSGNAWHLSGRGGGTSNWHHGARERNSTWHSEETGHFSGWNSKNYGGNWKPNPRGANGWNFGSSGDSYSSEPSKYSKERYAWQRPEKCDVLPYRNRRNRSDLLDFTSDKLASEGALDFGTSIQPESKTSRASGKSVSPSRDKTYRWTPYPSQKTAEQQPRSEDNVSKTSDKMDSVLTPLTDPSMKGKTCEANVSLSKLKEHEASSLSNGTSDHLDSCKVMKDCSSGEKLDKDDSRSNRMPSLKSPLLNITDMKLSLTKQDTNSLLKNVRLLLSSTSGEEQNHLNAVNLETNNFSSYSSKLHGACVGNLQDNKDVLGSNRGEPIDNLSEAEQNPKDVQSNHSLQNTPLSSCKDTSDQNREETGKALPKKEFRPDSLEDMSGDDLMGSEKSEARVEKLDSSVSSCLPYDTPEGRTATSEKEDDEKPSASSISSAELKNFTFRIEPTVSSSSSQDRLHADLKTSQDGEGNEECVKSHDQFEMEGFENPSDNDLQKGGSQSVGLLLPDLSKLGLPASLQRDLTRHISLKSKVGTHLPEPNLNNARRIRNVGGHRRSETEKESGLKPTLRQILSASRRNVNWDQVIQQVTKKKQELGKGLPRFGIEMVPLVQNEQEGLELSEESDLSTLEGFQWEGISLAVSGSARKRSFSESSVIADRNPSAYSFFSEQTKIKESGQRQLIAASHSHHITSGYEASTDAEADQKEETPSLALSPFMSERTEASGRSHSLQATSEITGLTKQDQESPEKRTPLLEKQNVLEISEENCPASNSASLLAVSNNIDAATDSSCTSGTEQNDSQGIGKKRRATGEGSSPEIPSLERKNKRRKIKGKKERSQVDQLLAISLKEEELSRSLQSVDSNLLQARAALQAAYVEVQRFLVLKQQITMEMSTLRSQRIQILQGLQETYEPSELSEQLSCDVLTERRNNKSQMAADLIPSGSLLPLLDTLSSSVLPRGASVPINMPSPFQSSGNAPSDTPDSSVQVKQEPVSPKGTEQNVNSVLQSSPCAPQTEEVEQNDEETNQETSVYPVITAAISLSELTACFQHTNQDVPKPAADKGQSGLLENTSPHSMSVFSKREANDTVAERFLLGQCSTSLSKHSVLLEMPMDKTPKLSAEPSEQHLATAAVPAEKGNRRRRRLRKKKTLRAAHVPDNSDTEQDMIDCKPVRKVKGGKVPKGEKVTTSTPPREEGGVPAHAARNKDENDSDASLELVEVSAPQCEVVHVGSSESGDEKPDSPSKRDSCNSVDQAVLEASCSGYDEVSSTSEIGTNYRNDGKRSVAETQTSISSLRGSKNSSEVSSEPGEDEEPTEGTFEGHLAAVNAIQIFGNLLYTCSADKTVCAYNLVSRKCVAIFEGHTSKVNCLLVTQTNGKNAALYTGSSDHTINCYNIQTKELMEQFKLEDRVLCLHSRWRILYAGLSNGTVVTFSIKNNKQLDTFECHGPRAVSCLATAQEGARKLLVVGSYDCTISVRDARNGLLLRTLEGHSKTILCMKVVNDLVFSGSSDQSVHAHNIHTGELVRIYKGHNHAVTVVNILGKVMVTACLDKFVRVYELQSHDRLQVYGGHTDMIMCMTIHKSMIYTGCYDGSVRAVRLNLMQNYRCWWHGCSLIFGVVDHLKQHLLTDHTNPNFQTLKCRWKNCDAFFTSRKGSKQDAVGHIERHAEDDSRIDS, from the exons ATGGTTCAGCAACGGAAATGTGCGTTATGTCACATTGTGTACAACTCAAAAAAG GAGATGGAAGAGCACATGAGAAGCATGCTTCACCACAGAGAACTGGAAAACTTGAAGGGAAG GGATAGCAGCCACGAATGCCGGGTGTGCAGGGTGACACTGGTGGGTTTGTCAGCGTATGCCAAGCACATCTCCAGTCAGCTGCACAAAGACAATGTTAATGCTCATgacagaaaagaggaagagaaagaagaggcagAAGAAGAATACCTTGACAAAGAAGTCATTCAACTAATCAAGCTAAAGAAGGAACGGAACCG GCAAACTGAACCAAGTTGTGCAAACCAAGAATTAGAATGTGATGATAGGCGATCGCAGAGAAGGCGAGAAGAAAGAACTGCTTACAAAGAAAGAGAAGCTTATGATCAGTCATCGTGGCATCATCATAATGCATCACAAAGGGACTGGAAGTGGGAAAAGGATGATTATATTAGTCCTAGACAAGGCAAATTTTCACACTCTCAGAGGAACCTTAATGTGAACAGACATTCAGGTGGTGCAAGGGGGCACTCTGGGTGGCACCAGAATGTTTCAGGAAGCCCTTCAAATCGACATAACTATGGGAATTCTGGAAATGCTTGGCATCTAAGCGGGCGGGGAGGAGGAACATCAAATTGGCATCATGGTGCCAGGGAAAGAAATTCTACTTGGCATTCAGAAGAAACCGGTCATTTTTCTGGCTGGAATTCCAAGAATTATGGAGGAAACTGGAAACCAAATCCTCGTGGTGCAAATGGCTGGAATTTTGGAAGCTCAGGAGATTCATATTCATCAGAGCCAAGTAAATACAGTAAGGAAAGGTACGCATGGCAGCGGCCAGAGAAATGCGATGTTCTGCCATACAGAAATCGAAGAAATAGGAGTGACCTTCTTGATTTTACTAGTGATAAGCTCGCTTCTGAGGGGGCATTGGATTTTGGTACATCGATACAACCAGAAAGCAAAACTTCAAGAGCCAGTGGAAAAAGTGTCAGTCCTTCCAGAGATAAAACGTATCGCTGGACTCCCTACCCATCCCAAaaaactgcagagcagcaaCCACGGTCTGAAGATAATGTTTCTAAAACTTCAGATAAAATGGATTCTGTACTTACGCCTCTTACTGATCCATcaatgaaaggaaaaacttgTGAAGCTAATGTTAGCCTTTCAAAACTTAAAGAACATGAAGCATCTTCCCTTTCTAATGGAACCTCAGATCACCTTGATTCTTGCAAGGTAATGAAAGACTGTTCCAGTGGTGAAAAGCTTGACAAAGATGATAGCAGAAGTAATAGAATGCCATCACTGAAATCCCCTCTTCTGAATATCACAGATATGAAGTTATCCTTGACAAAGCAAGACACAAACAGTCTCTTAAAAAATGTCAGGCTTCTGTTATCCTCAACAAGTGGTGAAGAGCAGAATCATTTGAATGCAGTGAACTTGGAAACAAACAATTTCTCTTCTTATTCGTCAAAGCTGCATGGTGCTTGTGTTGGTAACTTACAGGACAACAAAGATGTGCTGGGTAGCAATCGTGGAGAGCCCATTGATAACTTAAGTGAAGCAGAACAAAATCCCAAAGATGTTCAGTCCAACCATTCCTTGCAAAATACTCCCTTAAGCTCTTGCAAAGATACAAGTGACCAGAATAGGGAAGAAACTGGGAAAGCATTACCAAAGAAGGAGTTCAGACCAGATTCATTAGAAGATATGAGCGGTGATGATTTAATGGGAAGTGAGAAGTCAGAAGCAAGAGTTGAAAAGTTGGATTCTTCTGTTAGCTCTTGTTTACCCTATGACACTCCTGAAGGTAGAACTGCCACATCTGAAAAGGAAGATGATGAAAAGCCATCTGCTTCAAGTATTTCTTCCGCTGAGCTAAAAAATTTTACATTTCGGATAGAACCCACAGTTTCTTCATCAAGCAGTCAGGACCGTTTGCATGCGGATTTGAAAACCTCacaggatggggaagggaatgAAGAGTGTGTCAAGTCACATGATCAATTTGAAATGGAAGGTTTTGAAAATCCTTCAGATAATGATCTTCAGAAAGGAGGAAGCCAGTCAGTAGGCCTCCTTCTTCCAGATTTAAGCAAACTTGGCCTGCCTGCTTCTCTGCAAAGAGACCTGACACGGCATATCAGTCTGAAGAGCAAAGTCGGAACACATCTCCCAGAGCCCAATCTCAATAACGCACGTCGTATTCGGAATGTTGGTGGCCATCGGAGAAGCGAGACAGAGAAGGAGTCGGGGCTTAAACCTACCCTCAGGCAGATTCTTAGTGCTTCCCGGCGAAATGTAAACTGGGATCAGGTCATCCAGCAGGTAACCAAGAAGAAACAGGAACTTGGCAAAGGTTTACCAAG GTTTGGCATAGAAATGGTGCCTCTTGTTCAAAATGAACAAGAGGGTCTAGAACTCAGTGAAGAATCTGATCTGTCTACTCTAGAAGGATTCCAGTGGGAAGGGATTTCCTTAGCAGTGTCTGGCTCAGCCAGAAAACGTAGCTTTTCTGAAAGCAGTGTCATAGCAGACAGAAATCCTTCTGCTTATAGCTTTTTCAGtgaacaaaccaaaataaaagaaagtggGCAAAGGCAACTAATTGCAGCCAGCCACTCACATCACATAACATCTGGATATGAGGCAAGCACTGATGCTGAGGCCGATCAGAAAGAGGAGACACCATCTCTTGCTTTGTCACCTTTTATGTCTGAAAGAACTGAGGCTAGCGGAAGAAGTCACAGCCTACAGGCCACCTCTGAGATCACAGGCCTCACAAAACAAGACCAGGAGAGCCCAGAGAAGAGAACACCTcttcttgaaaaacaaaatgtacTAGAGATCTCAGAAGAAAATTGTCCGGCTTCAAATAGTGCTTCACTTCTTGCAGTGTCTAATAACATAGATGCAGCTACAGACAGTAGCTGCACATCTGGTACTGAACAGAATGACAGCCAAGGAATTGGAAAGAAGCGAAGAGCAACTGGA GAGGGATCTTCTCCTGAAATCCCTAGtctagaaagaaagaataagagaagaaaaatcaaaggtAAAAAAG aacGTTCTCAGGTGGACCAGTTGTTGGCTATTTCTCTGAAGGAGGAAGAATTAAGCAGGTCCCTGCAGAGTGTGGACAGCAACCTCTTGCAGGCGAGGGCTGCCCTGCAGGCTGCCTATGTTGAGGTTCAACGGTTCCTTGTGTTAAAGCAACAG ATAACCATGGAAATGAGTACACTGAGAAGTCAGAGAATCCAGATTTTGCAGGGGCTACAAG AAACATATGAACCTTCTGAACTCTCAGAGCAACTTTCCTGCGATGTCCTAACTGAGAGACGAAACAACAAATCCCAAATGGCAGCTGACTTAATTCCTTCAGGCTCTCTCCTGCCCCTGTTGGACACTTTGTCTTCCTCTGTACTTCCACGAGGAGCTTCTGTTCCCATAAATATGCCATCACCATTCCAGTCTTCTGGCAATGCACCTTCCGATACTCCTGACTCCTCAGTACAAGTTAAACAAGAACCTGTGTCTCCAAAAGGCACAGAACAAAATGTGAATTCCGTACTCCAGAGCTCTCCATGTGCTCCACAAACAGAAGAGGTGGAGCAGAATGATG aagagACCAACCAGGAAACTTCAGTGTATCCAGTTATCACGGCAGCCATATCCCTATCAGAGCTGACAGCTTGTTTCCAACACACTAATCAAGATGTCCCCAAGCCTGCTGCAGACAAGGGACAGTCTGGACTTCTTGAGAACACTTCACCTCATTCAATGTCTGTTTTCAGCAAGAGAGAAGCAAATGATACAGTTGCTGAAAGATTTTTACTGGGTCAGTGTAGCACTTCTCTTTCAAAGCATTCAGTCCTTCTAGAAATGCCAATggataaaacccccaaattgTCAGCAGAACCATCTGAGCAGCACTTGGCAACTGCTGCAGTCCCAGCAGAGAAGGGGAAtagaaggaggagaaggttAAGGAAGAAGAAGACTCTGAGGGCAGCCCATGTGCCAGACAACAGCGATACAGAGCAGGATATGATTGACTGCAAGCCTGTCCGGAAAGTCAAGGGTGGAAAGGTTCCTAAAGGAGAAAAAGTTACTACATCTACTCCTCCAAGAGAGGAGGGTGGAGTTCCTGCTCATGCAGCACGAAACAAAGACGAGAATGATAGTGATGCTTCTCTGGAATTAGTGGAAGTTTCAGCGCCTCAGTGCGAGGTGGTTCATGTTGGTTCATCAGAGTCAGGAGATGAGAAACCAGACAGTCCATCAAAGAGGGATTCATGCAACTCTGTGGATCAAGCAGTCCTAGAGGCATCTTGCTCTGGTTATGATGAAGTGAGCTCCACCAGTGAGATTGGCACAAATTATAGGAATGATGGGAAAAGAAG TGTGGCTGAGACACAGACTTCCATATCATCCTTAAGAGGATCAAAGAACTCCTCAG AAGTGTCTTCGGAGCCAGGTGAGGATGAAGAACCTACAGAGGGAACCTTTGAGGGACACTTGGCTGCAGTGAATGCTATTcaaatttttgggaatttgttGTATACCTGCTCAGCAGACAAAACAGTTTGTGCCTACAATCTTGTT AGCAGGAAGTGTGTGGCCATCTTCGAAGGCCATACTTCAAAAGTGAACTGCCTTCTGGTCACTCAGACGAATGGGAAGAATGCTGCACTCTACACTGGCTCAAGTGACCACACTATCAACTGTTACAATATCCAG ACCAAAGAGCTCATGGAACAGTTTAAATTGGAAGATCGAGTGCTCTGTTTACACAGTAGATGGCGGATCCTTTATGCAGGTCTTTCAAATGGCACTGTGGTTACTTTCAGCATAAAG AATAATAAACAGCTTGATACCTTTGAATGCCATGGCCCTAGAGCAGTGAGCTGTTTAGCCACAGCTCAGGAAGGAGCACGTAAGTTGTTGGTGGTGGGCTCCTATGACTGCACCATCAGCGTGCGAGATGCGCGGAACGGGCTGCTTCTCAGAACCCTGGAAGGTCACAGCAAGACTATTCTCTGCATGAAG gtTGTGAATGATCTGGTATTCAGTGGCTCCAGCGATCAGTCTGTCCATGCCCACAATATTCAC ACTGGAGAGCTGGTACGGATCTATAAGGGCCACAACCATGCAGTAACGGTTGTGAACATTCTTGGGAAAGTCATGGTGACAGCATGTCTGGATAAATTTGTTCGTGTTTATGAACTACAG TCACACGACCGCTTGCAAGTCTATGGAGGCCACACAGATATGATCATGTGTATGACCATCCATAAGAGCATG ATCTACACAGGATGCTATGATGGCAGTGTCAGAGCTGTGAGGCTTAATCTGATGCAAAATTATCGATGCTGG TGGCATGGATGTTCACTGATTTTTGGAGTTGTGGACCATCTGAAACAACACCTGCTAACTGATCACACCAATCCAAATTTTCAGACCCTGAAATGTCGTTGGAAGAACTGTGATGCTTTCTTTACTTCCAGGAAAGGTTCCAAGCAG GATGCTGTAGGACACATTGAAAGACATGCTGAGGATGACAGCAGGATTGACTCATGA
- the ZNF106 gene encoding zinc finger protein 106 isoform X2 yields MVQQRKCALCHIVYNSKKEMEEHMRSMLHHRELENLKGRDSSHECRVCRVTLVGLSAYAKHISSQLHKDNVNAHDRKEEEKEEAEEEYLDKEVIQLIKLKKERNRQTEPSCANQELECDDRRSQRRREERTAYKEREAYDQSSWHHHNASQRDWKWEKDDYISPRQGKFSHSQRNLNVNRHSGGARGHSGWHQNVSGSPSNRHNYGNSGNAWHLSGRGGGTSNWHHGARERNSTWHSEETGHFSGWNSKNYGGNWKPNPRGANGWNFGSSGDSYSSEPSKYSKERYAWQRPEKCDVLPYRNRRNRSDLLDFTSDKLASEGALDFGTSIQPESKTSRASGKSVSPSRDKTYRWTPYPSQKTAEQQPRSEDNVSKTSDKMDSVLTPLTDPSMKGKTCEANVSLSKLKEHEASSLSNGTSDHLDSCKVMKDCSSGEKLDKDDSRSNRMPSLKSPLLNITDMKLSLTKQDTNSLLKNVRLLLSSTSGEEQNHLNAVNLETNNFSSYSSKLHGACVGNLQDNKDVLGSNRGEPIDNLSEAEQNPKDVQSNHSLQNTPLSSCKDTSDQNREETGKALPKKEFRPDSLEDMSGDDLMGSEKSEARVEKLDSSVSSCLPYDTPEGRTATSEKEDDEKPSASSISSAELKNFTFRIEPTVSSSSSQDRLHADLKTSQDGEGNEECVKSHDQFEMEGFENPSDNDLQKGGSQSVGLLLPDLSKLGLPASLQRDLTRHISLKSKVGTHLPEPNLNNARRIRNVGGHRRSETEKESGLKPTLRQILSASRRNVNWDQVIQQVTKKKQELGKGLPRFGIEMVPLVQNEQEGLELSEESDLSTLEGFQWEGISLAVSGSARKRSFSESSVIADRNPSAYSFFSEQTKIKESGQRQLIAASHSHHITSGYEASTDAEADQKEETPSLALSPFMSERTEASGRSHSLQATSEITGLTKQDQESPEKRTPLLEKQNVLEISEENCPASNSASLLAVSNNIDAATDSSCTSGTEQNDSQGIGKKRRATGEGSSPEIPSLERKNKRRKIKGKKERSQVDQLLAISLKEEELSRSLQSVDSNLLQARAALQAAYVEVQRFLVLKQQPQSVLQITMEMSTLRSQRIQILQGLQETYEPSELSEQLSCDVLTERRNNKSQMAADLIPSGSLLPLLDTLSSSVLPRGASVPINMPSPFQSSGNAPSDTPDSSVQVKQEPVSPKGTEQNVNSVLQSSPCAPQTEEVEQNDETNQETSVYPVITAAISLSELTACFQHTNQDVPKPAADKGQSGLLENTSPHSMSVFSKREANDTVAERFLLGQCSTSLSKHSVLLEMPMDKTPKLSAEPSEQHLATAAVPAEKGNRRRRRLRKKKTLRAAHVPDNSDTEQDMIDCKPVRKVKGGKVPKGEKVTTSTPPREEGGVPAHAARNKDENDSDASLELVEVSAPQCEVVHVGSSESGDEKPDSPSKRDSCNSVDQAVLEASCSGYDEVSSTSEIGTNYRNDGKRSVAETQTSISSLRGSKNSSEVSSEPGEDEEPTEGTFEGHLAAVNAIQIFGNLLYTCSADKTVCAYNLVSRKCVAIFEGHTSKVNCLLVTQTNGKNAALYTGSSDHTINCYNIQTKELMEQFKLEDRVLCLHSRWRILYAGLSNGTVVTFSIKNNKQLDTFECHGPRAVSCLATAQEGARKLLVVGSYDCTISVRDARNGLLLRTLEGHSKTILCMKVVNDLVFSGSSDQSVHAHNIHTGELVRIYKGHNHAVTVVNILGKVMVTACLDKFVRVYELQSHDRLQVYGGHTDMIMCMTIHKSMIYTGCYDGSVRAVRLNLMQNYRCWWHGCSLIFGVVDHLKQHLLTDHTNPNFQTLKCRWKNCDAFFTSRKGSKQDAVGHIERHAEDDSRIDS; encoded by the exons ATGGTTCAGCAACGGAAATGTGCGTTATGTCACATTGTGTACAACTCAAAAAAG GAGATGGAAGAGCACATGAGAAGCATGCTTCACCACAGAGAACTGGAAAACTTGAAGGGAAG GGATAGCAGCCACGAATGCCGGGTGTGCAGGGTGACACTGGTGGGTTTGTCAGCGTATGCCAAGCACATCTCCAGTCAGCTGCACAAAGACAATGTTAATGCTCATgacagaaaagaggaagagaaagaagaggcagAAGAAGAATACCTTGACAAAGAAGTCATTCAACTAATCAAGCTAAAGAAGGAACGGAACCG GCAAACTGAACCAAGTTGTGCAAACCAAGAATTAGAATGTGATGATAGGCGATCGCAGAGAAGGCGAGAAGAAAGAACTGCTTACAAAGAAAGAGAAGCTTATGATCAGTCATCGTGGCATCATCATAATGCATCACAAAGGGACTGGAAGTGGGAAAAGGATGATTATATTAGTCCTAGACAAGGCAAATTTTCACACTCTCAGAGGAACCTTAATGTGAACAGACATTCAGGTGGTGCAAGGGGGCACTCTGGGTGGCACCAGAATGTTTCAGGAAGCCCTTCAAATCGACATAACTATGGGAATTCTGGAAATGCTTGGCATCTAAGCGGGCGGGGAGGAGGAACATCAAATTGGCATCATGGTGCCAGGGAAAGAAATTCTACTTGGCATTCAGAAGAAACCGGTCATTTTTCTGGCTGGAATTCCAAGAATTATGGAGGAAACTGGAAACCAAATCCTCGTGGTGCAAATGGCTGGAATTTTGGAAGCTCAGGAGATTCATATTCATCAGAGCCAAGTAAATACAGTAAGGAAAGGTACGCATGGCAGCGGCCAGAGAAATGCGATGTTCTGCCATACAGAAATCGAAGAAATAGGAGTGACCTTCTTGATTTTACTAGTGATAAGCTCGCTTCTGAGGGGGCATTGGATTTTGGTACATCGATACAACCAGAAAGCAAAACTTCAAGAGCCAGTGGAAAAAGTGTCAGTCCTTCCAGAGATAAAACGTATCGCTGGACTCCCTACCCATCCCAAaaaactgcagagcagcaaCCACGGTCTGAAGATAATGTTTCTAAAACTTCAGATAAAATGGATTCTGTACTTACGCCTCTTACTGATCCATcaatgaaaggaaaaacttgTGAAGCTAATGTTAGCCTTTCAAAACTTAAAGAACATGAAGCATCTTCCCTTTCTAATGGAACCTCAGATCACCTTGATTCTTGCAAGGTAATGAAAGACTGTTCCAGTGGTGAAAAGCTTGACAAAGATGATAGCAGAAGTAATAGAATGCCATCACTGAAATCCCCTCTTCTGAATATCACAGATATGAAGTTATCCTTGACAAAGCAAGACACAAACAGTCTCTTAAAAAATGTCAGGCTTCTGTTATCCTCAACAAGTGGTGAAGAGCAGAATCATTTGAATGCAGTGAACTTGGAAACAAACAATTTCTCTTCTTATTCGTCAAAGCTGCATGGTGCTTGTGTTGGTAACTTACAGGACAACAAAGATGTGCTGGGTAGCAATCGTGGAGAGCCCATTGATAACTTAAGTGAAGCAGAACAAAATCCCAAAGATGTTCAGTCCAACCATTCCTTGCAAAATACTCCCTTAAGCTCTTGCAAAGATACAAGTGACCAGAATAGGGAAGAAACTGGGAAAGCATTACCAAAGAAGGAGTTCAGACCAGATTCATTAGAAGATATGAGCGGTGATGATTTAATGGGAAGTGAGAAGTCAGAAGCAAGAGTTGAAAAGTTGGATTCTTCTGTTAGCTCTTGTTTACCCTATGACACTCCTGAAGGTAGAACTGCCACATCTGAAAAGGAAGATGATGAAAAGCCATCTGCTTCAAGTATTTCTTCCGCTGAGCTAAAAAATTTTACATTTCGGATAGAACCCACAGTTTCTTCATCAAGCAGTCAGGACCGTTTGCATGCGGATTTGAAAACCTCacaggatggggaagggaatgAAGAGTGTGTCAAGTCACATGATCAATTTGAAATGGAAGGTTTTGAAAATCCTTCAGATAATGATCTTCAGAAAGGAGGAAGCCAGTCAGTAGGCCTCCTTCTTCCAGATTTAAGCAAACTTGGCCTGCCTGCTTCTCTGCAAAGAGACCTGACACGGCATATCAGTCTGAAGAGCAAAGTCGGAACACATCTCCCAGAGCCCAATCTCAATAACGCACGTCGTATTCGGAATGTTGGTGGCCATCGGAGAAGCGAGACAGAGAAGGAGTCGGGGCTTAAACCTACCCTCAGGCAGATTCTTAGTGCTTCCCGGCGAAATGTAAACTGGGATCAGGTCATCCAGCAGGTAACCAAGAAGAAACAGGAACTTGGCAAAGGTTTACCAAG GTTTGGCATAGAAATGGTGCCTCTTGTTCAAAATGAACAAGAGGGTCTAGAACTCAGTGAAGAATCTGATCTGTCTACTCTAGAAGGATTCCAGTGGGAAGGGATTTCCTTAGCAGTGTCTGGCTCAGCCAGAAAACGTAGCTTTTCTGAAAGCAGTGTCATAGCAGACAGAAATCCTTCTGCTTATAGCTTTTTCAGtgaacaaaccaaaataaaagaaagtggGCAAAGGCAACTAATTGCAGCCAGCCACTCACATCACATAACATCTGGATATGAGGCAAGCACTGATGCTGAGGCCGATCAGAAAGAGGAGACACCATCTCTTGCTTTGTCACCTTTTATGTCTGAAAGAACTGAGGCTAGCGGAAGAAGTCACAGCCTACAGGCCACCTCTGAGATCACAGGCCTCACAAAACAAGACCAGGAGAGCCCAGAGAAGAGAACACCTcttcttgaaaaacaaaatgtacTAGAGATCTCAGAAGAAAATTGTCCGGCTTCAAATAGTGCTTCACTTCTTGCAGTGTCTAATAACATAGATGCAGCTACAGACAGTAGCTGCACATCTGGTACTGAACAGAATGACAGCCAAGGAATTGGAAAGAAGCGAAGAGCAACTGGA GAGGGATCTTCTCCTGAAATCCCTAGtctagaaagaaagaataagagaagaaaaatcaaaggtAAAAAAG aacGTTCTCAGGTGGACCAGTTGTTGGCTATTTCTCTGAAGGAGGAAGAATTAAGCAGGTCCCTGCAGAGTGTGGACAGCAACCTCTTGCAGGCGAGGGCTGCCCTGCAGGCTGCCTATGTTGAGGTTCAACGGTTCCTTGTGTTAAAGCAACAG CCACAATCTGTTTTGCAGATAACCATGGAAATGAGTACACTGAGAAGTCAGAGAATCCAGATTTTGCAGGGGCTACAAG AAACATATGAACCTTCTGAACTCTCAGAGCAACTTTCCTGCGATGTCCTAACTGAGAGACGAAACAACAAATCCCAAATGGCAGCTGACTTAATTCCTTCAGGCTCTCTCCTGCCCCTGTTGGACACTTTGTCTTCCTCTGTACTTCCACGAGGAGCTTCTGTTCCCATAAATATGCCATCACCATTCCAGTCTTCTGGCAATGCACCTTCCGATACTCCTGACTCCTCAGTACAAGTTAAACAAGAACCTGTGTCTCCAAAAGGCACAGAACAAAATGTGAATTCCGTACTCCAGAGCTCTCCATGTGCTCCACAAACAGAAGAGGTGGAGCAGAATGATG agACCAACCAGGAAACTTCAGTGTATCCAGTTATCACGGCAGCCATATCCCTATCAGAGCTGACAGCTTGTTTCCAACACACTAATCAAGATGTCCCCAAGCCTGCTGCAGACAAGGGACAGTCTGGACTTCTTGAGAACACTTCACCTCATTCAATGTCTGTTTTCAGCAAGAGAGAAGCAAATGATACAGTTGCTGAAAGATTTTTACTGGGTCAGTGTAGCACTTCTCTTTCAAAGCATTCAGTCCTTCTAGAAATGCCAATggataaaacccccaaattgTCAGCAGAACCATCTGAGCAGCACTTGGCAACTGCTGCAGTCCCAGCAGAGAAGGGGAAtagaaggaggagaaggttAAGGAAGAAGAAGACTCTGAGGGCAGCCCATGTGCCAGACAACAGCGATACAGAGCAGGATATGATTGACTGCAAGCCTGTCCGGAAAGTCAAGGGTGGAAAGGTTCCTAAAGGAGAAAAAGTTACTACATCTACTCCTCCAAGAGAGGAGGGTGGAGTTCCTGCTCATGCAGCACGAAACAAAGACGAGAATGATAGTGATGCTTCTCTGGAATTAGTGGAAGTTTCAGCGCCTCAGTGCGAGGTGGTTCATGTTGGTTCATCAGAGTCAGGAGATGAGAAACCAGACAGTCCATCAAAGAGGGATTCATGCAACTCTGTGGATCAAGCAGTCCTAGAGGCATCTTGCTCTGGTTATGATGAAGTGAGCTCCACCAGTGAGATTGGCACAAATTATAGGAATGATGGGAAAAGAAG TGTGGCTGAGACACAGACTTCCATATCATCCTTAAGAGGATCAAAGAACTCCTCAG AAGTGTCTTCGGAGCCAGGTGAGGATGAAGAACCTACAGAGGGAACCTTTGAGGGACACTTGGCTGCAGTGAATGCTATTcaaatttttgggaatttgttGTATACCTGCTCAGCAGACAAAACAGTTTGTGCCTACAATCTTGTT AGCAGGAAGTGTGTGGCCATCTTCGAAGGCCATACTTCAAAAGTGAACTGCCTTCTGGTCACTCAGACGAATGGGAAGAATGCTGCACTCTACACTGGCTCAAGTGACCACACTATCAACTGTTACAATATCCAG ACCAAAGAGCTCATGGAACAGTTTAAATTGGAAGATCGAGTGCTCTGTTTACACAGTAGATGGCGGATCCTTTATGCAGGTCTTTCAAATGGCACTGTGGTTACTTTCAGCATAAAG AATAATAAACAGCTTGATACCTTTGAATGCCATGGCCCTAGAGCAGTGAGCTGTTTAGCCACAGCTCAGGAAGGAGCACGTAAGTTGTTGGTGGTGGGCTCCTATGACTGCACCATCAGCGTGCGAGATGCGCGGAACGGGCTGCTTCTCAGAACCCTGGAAGGTCACAGCAAGACTATTCTCTGCATGAAG gtTGTGAATGATCTGGTATTCAGTGGCTCCAGCGATCAGTCTGTCCATGCCCACAATATTCAC ACTGGAGAGCTGGTACGGATCTATAAGGGCCACAACCATGCAGTAACGGTTGTGAACATTCTTGGGAAAGTCATGGTGACAGCATGTCTGGATAAATTTGTTCGTGTTTATGAACTACAG TCACACGACCGCTTGCAAGTCTATGGAGGCCACACAGATATGATCATGTGTATGACCATCCATAAGAGCATG ATCTACACAGGATGCTATGATGGCAGTGTCAGAGCTGTGAGGCTTAATCTGATGCAAAATTATCGATGCTGG TGGCATGGATGTTCACTGATTTTTGGAGTTGTGGACCATCTGAAACAACACCTGCTAACTGATCACACCAATCCAAATTTTCAGACCCTGAAATGTCGTTGGAAGAACTGTGATGCTTTCTTTACTTCCAGGAAAGGTTCCAAGCAG GATGCTGTAGGACACATTGAAAGACATGCTGAGGATGACAGCAGGATTGACTCATGA